The window AAGACTGATGGCCTGTTGCCTGCTGAAGGTTAAAAGGCTCTGGACAAGGTCCGTTGCTTTATGCGATGCGGAGAAAATCTGATCTACATATTTTTGTGAGGTTGCATCATTTATATTCATTCTCAGGAGAGCTGCATACCCCATAAGAGCCGTAAGGATGTTATTGAAGTCATGGGCAATACCTCCTGCCAATGTACCTATAGCCTCCATCTTCCGGGATTGACGGAGCTGGGTCTCAAGATGTTTGAATTCACTAATGTCTCTGATGCTTTCTATGGCCCCCACTATTTTGCCGGTCTTGTTAAATAATGGTGAGGCTTTACCGGATAAGAAGGCCCCTTTCCCTTTGTATAACATAGGGGTAAATGCTTCGGCATACAGCAGGTTACCTTTTTTTATTACTGATTGATATTTTTGCTGCAGTTCACCGGAATCCATAATGACGAGGTCAATTAAAATGGGTCTTTTTTCACCATAAAAAGGTATGGCATAAGCATAGTCACCTTTGCCGATGATCTCTTCTTTTTTGACGCCTGTCATTTTCTCACAGGCAAGGTTCCACGCCACCAACTTCTTTTTATCATCGATTACGAAGGTTGCATCAGGCAGGAATTCGATGATGTCGAAAAGACGCTGATGAGTTAACTGGAGTTCTTCCTCGGCATGTTTGAGCTCGGTGATATCTATTAGGGAGGCAACACTCTTCTCTGTGCCATGAATAATGTCGATAACAAGATAGATGCTGCGTACCTCTCCGGTCCGCCTGACAAACCGGAATTCATACCTCTGCAATGCCTGGTGACGGTTCTCCCTTCGTATTTGGTGCTGGGCAATCATACGATCCAGGTCTTCAGGAAGCACGAACTCGGTCCAGCTTTTCTTACCCTCGATTTCATTCTTGGCGTATCCGCAAAGACGTTCGAACTCAGCATTGCAAAGACTGATTGTGGTGTCTTTCTCAAGAATAGCGGTGGCTGCCCCGGTGTTTTCAAACACTGTCCTGTACCGTTGCTCGCTTTCCTGGAGTGCCTCCTCTACAAGACGGCGTTCTTCGCCTTCCCGTATAATGAACCAGGCCTTCAGCCCATAGTAAGAAAACAGAATGCCACCCAACAGGAGAAAACTTATGATCATAATAAGTTTGTTCCGGAAACCCTCCAGGGAAGAGAGTATTTCGTTTTCAGATGAGGCAACAACAATAGACCAGAAAGTGTTCCCAATGGTAATGGGCATGTATACGGCATGTTTCTTTACAACATCCACCGTCTCAGCTCGAATCTTATCAAAGGTATATATGGTAGCGCCCTCATGTCCTTTGAGCATCTCCTGAGCCATAGTCAGGATGGAAGGAAAATTCTTGCAGTTCTCGAAGACAGAATTCCCTACGTGACCGGGTATGGGACAGAAGAGTTCTGTTCCATACCTGCTTATTACCCAGGCATATCCTGTCTTACCGATCTTTATGGCTTCGAGATATCTTTTTGCCAGGAATTGAAAATTTATGGCGATGGCAACTGTTCCCTGGTAAATCCCATTTTTAAAAACGGGCATGTGGAGGGCAACGGTGCTATACCCCTGAACAGCAAAGAACACATCACTTATGACAGGCTTGTGGGTATTCATAATCTCACGTATATGCTTCTGGTAAGAGATATCTCTGCCCATGACATTTCGGTCATAGGGGATCGTGTAAATAATTCTACCGTTTGCATCTACACGTGTAACAGCTCTAAGCAGTTCACTGTTTTCCTTATAGAGGTTTTCAATATCATCCTTACCAGTTTTATCCATATTTTTGATATGGCTCGATTCAGAGAGTATGGTCAGGATTTTCGTCCAGTTAGTGAAGAAGTCTTCTATCCCCCGGGCTGCCTGCCTGGCATGAAGCAATTGTTCGGTATTCAGACTCCTGATAGATTCCTGTTTGGCCTTCTCATAAAAAGATGTGAAGAGTAAACCGCAAATGACAATAAAGAAAGTAAAAACAAGAAGTATATATCTTAAGTTCATCGTCAATCCTTTCTAATAAATCGACGTCTTCTTGATACTTACACTGGCATAATTAGACATTATACATTATATTGTTCTTTCCTCTTATCCTTATCTTTAATTATACATCAAGGGTTATTGATTGCCATTAGAAATATAAAATATTTTAAGAATTATTGATTCCGAGGATAACAGGAAGACAACCGTATTCCTCAGAGATAGAAAATAAGCTATCAGGCATTTGCACGTTTTATCCGATTATCAACAAATCCAGGCAAGTATCTATGGAACTTCTGGAATTTTACTATAGTTGAGGCTATACTCCGAGGTATGCTTCTGTGACCCTTGCATCGTTTTTGAGCACTGACGATTCACCCTCCATGACAATACTCCCGTTTTCAAGAACATAGGTCCTCTGAGAATGTTCCATTGCCATGCGGGCATTCTGTTCAACAAGGATCATGGATATATGTTTTTCTTTATTGATAAGCTTTATCAGCGCAAATATTTCTTTAGTAATAATAGGTGAAAGCCCCATAGACGGTTCATCAAGGAGAAGGAGTTTTGGATTGGCCATAAGAGCCCTGCCCATGGCGAGCATCTGTTGCTCACCGCCTGACAGGGTACCTGCATTTTGTTTTAAACGCTCACCAAGCCTGGGAAAGGTAGTAAGAATAAGCTCGTACAGTTCTTTTTTTAAGTGTCTGTCTTCAAGTGAATATCCACCGAGTTCAAGGTTCTCCTTTACTGAAAGGTCGGCGAATACCCGTCTTCCCTCCGGCACCATTGTAATGCCGCACTTCACAATCTTTTCAGGTTTAAGCCCGCTTATTTCCCGGTCTTCAAATTCAATATTGCCGCCCTGCGGTTTTAGGAGACCGGCAATAGCTTTCAAAAGGGTAGTCTTTCCGGCGCCGTTTGCACCAATAACCGAGAGGATTTCGCCGGGTATTACTTCTAAAGTCACATTATCAAGAGCTTTGATTATGCCATATTTTATTGTGAGATTGTCTATTTTGAGCATCATATAATCATTACTCCAATGCATCTCCAAGGTATGCCTCAATTACCTTTTTGTCTTTTTTCACCTCTGAGGGCAAGCCTTCCATAATCTTTTCACCAAAATCCATTACGACTATCCTGTCGGAAATACCCATGACAAGCTTCATCTGGTGCTCTATGATAATTATCGAGAGAGAATATTTGTTTTTTATCACATTTATTGTATCCACAAAATCAAGGACTTCTCTTGGGTTCATGCCTGCCCCGGGTTCATCGATTAGTAATAACCTCGGCCCTGTTGAAAGTGCCCGTGCAAGTTCTAACTTTCTCTGTTCGCCATAAGGCAGGCTGCCGGTAGGGTAGTCTTCCTTGCCGGATAACCCGAAAAAGTCAATGAGACCTCTCGCCTTTTCTTCGGCCTTTCCTTCTGCAGCAAAATATTTTTCAGTCCGGAATACAGCAGAAAGCATATTATAACTCTTTTTGGCAAGTACAGCCGATAGGATGTTCTCAAAAACAGTGAGACCGCTGAATAGCCGCATGTTCTGAAACGTGCGCGACATTCCGAGATGCGACAGTTTGTATGGTGCGACCCCTGTTATGTCTTTATCATAGAATTTTATTACACCCCCATCGGGACGGTAGAACCCGGTAATAAGATTGAATACTGTGGTTTTACCTGCGCCATTGGGTCCTATTATGCCGAGCGTCTCACCTTCCCGGATATGAAATGACATATTATCAACAGCCTTAACGCCGCCAAAACTTTTTTCAAGGTTTATTACTTCCAATGCTTTCATAGTTCAAAATTTCATTCTATTTTTTGGCCATCAAACCGTATGGTTTCCACATCATAAGGGCAATAAGCAATACCGGGATTACCACCCATCTTAGATCCAACATTTCAACGGGCAGAACAATCCGCAGTCCTTCTATTAATCCCACCCATAAAATGCTTGCATAGATCGTTCCCCTTATACTTCCCATTCCCCCGATGATAACAATGATGAGAAAATCTATCGATTTGAGTATGTCAAAATTTGACGGATGGAGAAAAGTGTAAAGATGAGCATAAAGGGCGCCGCCGACACCTGCGAGCATACATCCGTAAGAAAATGCCATGAGTTTTGTTTTTGATGTGTTAATCCCCGCAGAGGTTGCCGCAAGTTCATCGTCCCTGATGCATCGCAGGAAGAGTCCGTACCGCGAATATATGAGATTTTTTGTAATTAAGACAATGAATAATGCAGAAAAAAACGTAAGTTCGAGGTTGGTTATTTTTGATATACCGACAAACCCCCTTGACCCGCCGAGCATCTCTGCAAACCTATCGGAATTATCCAGAAATACCCTGACGAGGGTGCCGAAACCGAGCGTTGCTATAGCCAGAAAATCATCCCTCAACCTCAAAATAGGAATTCCGATAAGATAACCGATGCAGCCGGCAACAATACCGCTGATCAGCAATACAGGTAAAAAAGAGAATACCCCCTCTATTCCGAATATCTTTGCAAGATAAGCGGATGTATAGGCTCCGATACCGTAGAATGCCGCATGACCCAATGAAAACTGGCCTGTATATCCATAAATCACATTCAGACCCAGAGCGGCTATAGTCATAATAATGGCAAATAAGGTAATCTGCTGGATGTAAGCTGATATAAAATTATTGGCAAAGAGTATCTTAAGCAGGATATAAACGGCAAAAGATATTATTAAAAACTTTCTTGATTCGAGAAAAAACCTCATACCTTCTCAATCCTCTTTCCGAATATCCCGCTTGGTTTCAAAATGAGAACAAGCAGGAGGATGATGAATATTAAACCATCTCTGAATGTGGATGAAATGAATGCGGAGACAAAGACCTCTAAAAGACCGATTATGAATCCTCCGAGCACTGCGCCGTGCACAATGCCTATACCGCCGAGCACTGCTGCTATAAATGATTTTATACCCGGCATGATTCCCATAAAAACATTAATCTGAGGATAGGCAATCCCGTAAAGAATACCCCCTAACCCGGCAAGGGATGCACCGACAATAAAAGTGAATGAGATAATCCCGTCAATGCCTATGCCCATGAGCGAGGCTACTTCCTGGTCGTATGAGACTGCCCGCATAGCCCTTCCGTATTTTGTCCGATAAACAAGTAAATAAACAAGAAAGAGTGAAATAAATGTAATTGAGAATATAAGGAGTTGCACATTTGTAACAGTAAACATGGCAAAATTATAGCTTTCTATTTCAAAGGGCCTGGGAAAACCAATATAATTCGGGGTAAAAAGAGCGTTTAAACTGAGAAAATACTCAAGAAACAACGATACACCGACAGCAGTGATAAGCAGGGAAATCTTCGGTGCATGTCTGAGCGGCTTATAGGCTATCTTTTCAATGAGATATCCGGCAAGACCTGTGCTTAGCATTGTAATAATAAAAACAAAATAGATGGGCATACCGAATTTTGTAATAAGGAAATAGGCGATGAATGCCCCGAGCATGAAGATATCGCCATGGGCAAAATTAATAAGCCTCAACACCCCGTAAACCATGGTGTAGCCAAGGGCAATAAGGGCATAGACAGCCCCTAACTGGAGGCCGTTAATTGTCTGTTCAATTATATAACCAAGAAGTTCCATCACAGATCTCCGTACAGCCTACTATTATACAGGGGCTCACGTCGCCCCCTCCACCACGACCCGCTCTGCGGGTGCCCCGGCCGTCGGAGTTTCCCGCACCCGCAAGCGGGTACCCGGCTCACCGTGTGAGCTAAACAAACCCTGTCGATGTCCGGGGTACTCACGATAGTGGGTCGTGCCTTTGAATTCAACCTGGTATAACTTTGCCGGTTTGAAAAACCTTACCTCACCGTGCAACATTTTACAGCTTTTACGGATTAATTGTCGTCATATATTTTATTTTGTCCTTCTCGACCTTCAGGAGGACAACAGATTTTATCGCATCACCGTTCTTATCAAAACTTATGTTTCCTGTCACCCCTTTGTGGTTTTTTAAAGAGGAGAGAAGTTTTATTATCTCTTCCTGCGTCGGTTTTTTTGCGCTGTCTATTGCCTTCAGCAGAATCATTGTGGCATCATAACCGAGCGCTGCCAGGGCATCCGGTACTGCCCCGTGTTTTTGCTTATACCTTTTTATAAACGCCTCT of the Pseudomonadota bacterium genome contains:
- a CDS encoding ABC transporter ATP-binding protein — its product is MLKIDNLTIKYGIIKALDNVTLEVIPGEILSVIGANGAGKTTLLKAIAGLLKPQGGNIEFEDREISGLKPEKIVKCGITMVPEGRRVFADLSVKENLELGGYSLEDRHLKKELYELILTTFPRLGERLKQNAGTLSGGEQQMLAMGRALMANPKLLLLDEPSMGLSPIITKEIFALIKLINKEKHISMILVEQNARMAMEHSQRTYVLENGSIVMEGESSVLKNDARVTEAYLGV
- a CDS encoding branched-chain amino acid ABC transporter permease, which translates into the protein MELLGYIIEQTINGLQLGAVYALIALGYTMVYGVLRLINFAHGDIFMLGAFIAYFLITKFGMPIYFVFIITMLSTGLAGYLIEKIAYKPLRHAPKISLLITAVGVSLFLEYFLSLNALFTPNYIGFPRPFEIESYNFAMFTVTNVQLLIFSITFISLFLVYLLVYRTKYGRAMRAVSYDQEVASLMGIGIDGIISFTFIVGASLAGLGGILYGIAYPQINVFMGIMPGIKSFIAAVLGGIGIVHGAVLGGFIIGLLEVFVSAFISSTFRDGLIFIILLLVLILKPSGIFGKRIEKV
- a CDS encoding branched-chain amino acid ABC transporter permease, with the translated sequence MRFFLESRKFLIISFAVYILLKILFANNFISAYIQQITLFAIIMTIAALGLNVIYGYTGQFSLGHAAFYGIGAYTSAYLAKIFGIEGVFSFLPVLLISGIVAGCIGYLIGIPILRLRDDFLAIATLGFGTLVRVFLDNSDRFAEMLGGSRGFVGISKITNLELTFFSALFIVLITKNLIYSRYGLFLRCIRDDELAATSAGINTSKTKLMAFSYGCMLAGVGGALYAHLYTFLHPSNFDILKSIDFLIIVIIGGMGSIRGTIYASILWVGLIEGLRIVLPVEMLDLRWVVIPVLLIALMMWKPYGLMAKK
- a CDS encoding ABC transporter ATP-binding protein — encoded protein: MKALEVINLEKSFGGVKAVDNMSFHIREGETLGIIGPNGAGKTTVFNLITGFYRPDGGVIKFYDKDITGVAPYKLSHLGMSRTFQNMRLFSGLTVFENILSAVLAKKSYNMLSAVFRTEKYFAAEGKAEEKARGLIDFFGLSGKEDYPTGSLPYGEQRKLELARALSTGPRLLLIDEPGAGMNPREVLDFVDTINVIKNKYSLSIIIIEHQMKLVMGISDRIVVMDFGEKIMEGLPSEVKKDKKVIEAYLGDALE
- a CDS encoding PAS domain S-box protein is translated as MNLRYILLVFTFFIVICGLLFTSFYEKAKQESIRSLNTEQLLHARQAARGIEDFFTNWTKILTILSESSHIKNMDKTGKDDIENLYKENSELLRAVTRVDANGRIIYTIPYDRNVMGRDISYQKHIREIMNTHKPVISDVFFAVQGYSTVALHMPVFKNGIYQGTVAIAINFQFLAKRYLEAIKIGKTGYAWVISRYGTELFCPIPGHVGNSVFENCKNFPSILTMAQEMLKGHEGATIYTFDKIRAETVDVVKKHAVYMPITIGNTFWSIVVASSENEILSSLEGFRNKLIMIISFLLLGGILFSYYGLKAWFIIREGEERRLVEEALQESEQRYRTVFENTGAATAILEKDTTISLCNAEFERLCGYAKNEIEGKKSWTEFVLPEDLDRMIAQHQIRRENRHQALQRYEFRFVRRTGEVRSIYLVIDIIHGTEKSVASLIDITELKHAEEELQLTHQRLFDIIEFLPDATFVIDDKKKLVAWNLACEKMTGVKKEEIIGKGDYAYAIPFYGEKRPILIDLVIMDSGELQQKYQSVIKKGNLLYAEAFTPMLYKGKGAFLSGKASPLFNKTGKIVGAIESIRDISEFKHLETQLRQSRKMEAIGTLAGGIAHDFNNILTALMGYAALLRMNINDATSQKYVDQIFSASHKATDLVQSLLTFSRQQAISLKPISLNSIIRGTEKLLKRLVTEDIAIKTSLATEDITIMADTTQIDQILFNLATNARDAMPQGGTFTIETEAISLDDEFQRFHGYGIPGQYALLSISDTGVGMDEATQERIFDPFFTTKETGKGTGMGLSTVYGIVKQHNGYITVYSEPNMGTTFRIYLPVVNKAGKEEKHEPAAAIGGNETILVAEDDNAVRSLISEILIKYGYTVVEALDGVDAIEQFKKADKIDLLIFDTVMPKKNGREAYNEIHKIKPDIKVIFTSGYTRDVFIDKGVEDKKFNFLQKPVSTNALLQKIREVLDERQGLE